DNA from Hwangdonia lutea:
TATCGTCCATGGTTACGCTTTTAAACCCGTAGTTTAAAAACAAATCCGTTGCGCCTAATAATATTTTTTCTCTCATAATAGGAGGCAAAACTACAATAGGAAACTTTAAAAACCAAAAAAGTTTCCAAAGTTTTAGTGTTTTTTAACACATCCTTAGGCATGCAAATTTTTAATTATGATGAATTACGCTATTTTTGCGCGATGCATCTTATAGAAAAATACAGAACAGAGTTTGTTGGGTTTTTAGATAATTACTCAACGGAAAAAGAACCCCAAACATTATACAATCCCATTAAGTATATTCTAAATTTAGGGGGCAAAAGATTGCGTCCGGTTTTAACCTTGATGACAGCCGATATTTTTAGCAACGATTTTAAAAAAGCATTGCCCGCAGCTTTAAGCATTGAAGTGTTTCATAATTTTTCTTTGGTACACGACGATATTATGGACGATGCGCCCTTGCGACGCGGACAAAAAACAGTACACGAAAAGTGGGATATAAACACAGGCATTCTCTCGGGCGATGCCATGTTGATTATGGCGTACCAACTTTTTGAAAACTACGAAGCCAACATTTTTCAAGCTTTGGCACAATTGTTCAGTAAAACGGCTTTAGAGGTTTGTGAGGGTCAACAATACGATATTGATTTTGAAACCAGAGACGATGTAACGGTTGCAGCCTATTTAAAAATGATTGAATACAAAACCGCTGTTTTGGTTGGCGCCGCCATGAAAATGGGCGCTATTGTTGCAAACGCTTCCGCGGAAGATCAGGATAACATTTACGAGTTTGGTAAAAATTTAGGTATCGCTTTTCAATTGCAAGACGACTATTTAGATGCTTTTGGCAACCCTGAAACTTTTGGTAAACAAGTGGGTGGCGATATTATTGTTAACAAAAAAACCTATTTGTATATTAAAGCGCTTGAGTTTTCAAATGAAACGGAAAGGGCAGCATTACAACAATTATTTGCAACGAATACCGATGCAGCTGAAAATAAAGTAGCGCTTGTAAAAGAAATTTTTAATTCGACAGGTTCTGCCCAAGCCACAAAAATAGCCATTGAAGATTACACGAAAAAAGCTTTTTTGGTTTTGGAATCACTACATATTTCTGATGATAAAAAAGAACTTTTAAAAAACTTTGGAATGAGTTTAATGAACAGGAATGTTTAAATAATAATTTTTTTCATTTCCGTGAATCCCAATAAACAGTGGGAGAAAACCTGCCTTATGCAATTACCAACAACGTTTGATGCATTAATTGAAGAAGCTAATCAATCCGATTTGTATCATAAATTGATAAAACAGCTTAACAAAGATTTTTTACTGGCCAATATCGATTTAGATTTTCACGAAGATATTTTGCCTTCAAGCTTAAAACTATTACTTCACGAAACCGTTTATAAGCTTATTCAAGAAAAATTTACGGCGTATTTAAACCTACTTTACATTATTGATGTTTCAGAAAAACAAGTAAAAGCCTTGGATGGTGAAGATATTCTAAAACTATCTGAAGCCGTGTCGTTTTTAATCTTAAAACGCGAATGGCAAAAAGTGTGGTATAAAAATAAATTTTAATTAAGATAAATTTGTCCTAATTAAAATAATGCTATATATTTGCATCAAATAAAAAGAGTAATATGTTTTCTAAAGCTTGCGAATATGGTATAAAAGCATCCATTTTTATTGCAACCAATTCTTTTGAAGGTAAACGCGTTAGCCCTAAAGAAATTGCAATGGAAATAGATTCGCCACAAGCATTTACAGCTAAAATTTTACAAGCTTTGGTAAAGCACGATATAATAAACTCTATAAAAGGAGCTTATGGGGGTTTCGAGATTAGCAGAGATAAAATTGCAACCATTAAACTTAACCAAATTGTAAAAGCCATTGATGGCGACTCCATTTATAATGGTTGTGGCTTGGGTTTGCATAAGTGCGACGAAGCACATCCGTGTCCGGTTCACGATAAGTTTAAAGCCATTAGGGACAGTTTAAAGCACATGTTGGAAAACACAAGTTTAGAGGAATTGGCACTTAATATAAAATCGGGTGCTTCATTTTTAAAGATTTAAAAAAATTTGAATATAAATAGGATAAAATTATCCGAAATAAACAATTAATCATGGTAACATTACAAAAAGATTCAGAAAAACAAATAGGGCAATTTGTAGCCGAAGATTATAGAACAGCAGCTGTTTTTTCGAAATACAAAATAGATTTTTGCTGCAACGGCAACAGAAGTATTCAAGAGGCGTGCGAAAAAAAGGGAATTGATAGCAACGTTTTATTAGATGAGTTACACAGCGTTTTAAACAATAAAGGAGGCGAATCAATTGATTACAAATCGTGGCCTTTAGATTTATTGATTGATTATATCGAAAAAAGACACCACCGTTATGTTGAAGAAAAAATTCCAGTATTACGTCAGTTTTTAGATAAATTATGTCGCGTTCATGGCGAGCGTCATCCGGAATTATTTAAGATAAACGAGCTGTTTACAGCATCGGCAGGCGAGTTGGCCGCCCACATGAAAAAAGAGGAGCTTATATTGTTTCCTTTTGTTAAGAAGATGGTGTCGGCAACATTAAACCAAGGCGCTGTACAATCGCCACAATTTGGAACGGTTGAAAACCCTATTGCAATGATGATGCAAGAACACGATAACGAAGGCGAGCGTTTTAGAGAAATTGCAGCATTAACAAATGATTATAACCCACCTGCAGATGCGTGCAATACTTATCGGGTAACTTATGCGATGCTTCAGGAATTTGAACAAGATTTACACCTACACATCCATTTAGAAAACAATATTCTATTCCCTAAGGCGATAAAGCTAGAACAACAATTTAATTAATAGCAAGCTTTAAAAGTGACTTAGGTCTATTTGAAAATCCTGGAGCGTTTTCCCTAAAACATTCCAGGATTTTTGTTTAAAATTATTTTAGAAGTAGAAAAGCATTTTATTTTGGTAATTTTAAATCGCAAAAACAAAACGCCAAAAATGGTTAAAAAACTTACTGTGGTATGTTTGGTTAATTTTTTAATTGCTGCCTTATTGGGTTTGGCTTTACGCTACGCTTTTGTGGGAGATATTGGCTTAAACTATCGTTTTTTAACACACGCACATTCGCATGTGGCTATGTTAGGTTGGGTATATTTAATGCTGTTT
Protein-coding regions in this window:
- the ric gene encoding iron-sulfur cluster repair di-iron protein, with translation MVTLQKDSEKQIGQFVAEDYRTAAVFSKYKIDFCCNGNRSIQEACEKKGIDSNVLLDELHSVLNNKGGESIDYKSWPLDLLIDYIEKRHHRYVEEKIPVLRQFLDKLCRVHGERHPELFKINELFTASAGELAAHMKKEELILFPFVKKMVSATLNQGAVQSPQFGTVENPIAMMMQEHDNEGERFREIAALTNDYNPPADACNTYRVTYAMLQEFEQDLHLHIHLENNILFPKAIKLEQQFN
- a CDS encoding RrF2 family transcriptional regulator; the protein is MFSKACEYGIKASIFIATNSFEGKRVSPKEIAMEIDSPQAFTAKILQALVKHDIINSIKGAYGGFEISRDKIATIKLNQIVKAIDGDSIYNGCGLGLHKCDEAHPCPVHDKFKAIRDSLKHMLENTSLEELALNIKSGASFLKI
- a CDS encoding polyprenyl synthetase family protein gives rise to the protein MHLIEKYRTEFVGFLDNYSTEKEPQTLYNPIKYILNLGGKRLRPVLTLMTADIFSNDFKKALPAALSIEVFHNFSLVHDDIMDDAPLRRGQKTVHEKWDINTGILSGDAMLIMAYQLFENYEANIFQALAQLFSKTALEVCEGQQYDIDFETRDDVTVAAYLKMIEYKTAVLVGAAMKMGAIVANASAEDQDNIYEFGKNLGIAFQLQDDYLDAFGNPETFGKQVGGDIIVNKKTYLYIKALEFSNETERAALQQLFATNTDAAENKVALVKEIFNSTGSAQATKIAIEDYTKKAFLVLESLHISDDKKELLKNFGMSLMNRNV